From the genome of Nitrosomonas sp., one region includes:
- a CDS encoding YajQ family cyclic di-GMP-binding protein, with protein sequence MPSFDIVSEVDGHEVRNAVDQTNKEVGSRFDFKGSDARVEQAELLLNVYADDEFKLEQVQDILRTKLTKRRIDVRCLEKGQVEKISGNKVKQEIMVKTGLETELAKKIIKILKENKLKVQASIQGDSVRVSGPKRDVLQEAIQIVQKTITDFPLQYQNFRD encoded by the coding sequence ATGCCATCATTTGATATTGTTTCTGAGGTTGATGGCCATGAAGTTAGAAATGCAGTAGATCAAACGAACAAGGAAGTGGGTTCAAGATTCGATTTTAAAGGATCTGATGCGCGGGTTGAACAAGCGGAATTGCTGTTAAACGTATACGCCGATGATGAATTTAAGCTCGAGCAAGTTCAAGATATCTTGCGGACAAAATTGACAAAACGAAGAATCGATGTACGCTGCCTGGAAAAAGGGCAAGTTGAAAAGATTAGCGGCAATAAAGTAAAACAGGAAATAATGGTAAAGACTGGGCTTGAAACTGAACTGGCTAAAAAGATTATTAAAATTCTTAAAGAGAACAAATTAAAGGTGCAAGCCAGTATTCAAGGCGATAGCGTACGTGTTTCAGGTCCTAAAAGGGATGTGCTGCAAGAGGCGATACAAATCGTACAAAAAACAATAACAGATTTTCCGTTACAATACCAGAATTTTAGGGACTAA
- the rpsL gene encoding 30S ribosomal protein S12, with translation MPTISQLVRKPRVAKRVKSNVPALENCPQKRGVCTRVYTTTPKKPNSALRKVARVRLTNGYEVSSYIGGEGHNLQEHSVVLIRGGRVKDLPGVRYHTVRGSLDTAGVKDRKQARSKYGSKKPKTA, from the coding sequence ATGCCGACTATTAGTCAATTAGTACGCAAGCCACGCGTTGCGAAACGAGTAAAAAGTAATGTGCCAGCGCTCGAAAATTGCCCGCAAAAAAGAGGTGTGTGCACCCGGGTATATACGACTACCCCAAAGAAACCAAATTCGGCGCTACGTAAAGTTGCCAGGGTGAGGTTAACCAATGGTTATGAGGTATCCAGTTATATTGGAGGGGAAGGGCATAACCTGCAGGAACACTCGGTAGTGCTTATACGAGGTGGCCGTGTAAAGGATCTTCCAGGTGTACGGTATCATACAGTAAGGGGAAGTCTTGATACCGCAGGCGTAAAAGACCGCAAGCAGGCCCGTTCCAAGTATGGTTCCAAAAAACCAAAAACAGCTTAA
- the rpsG gene encoding 30S ribosomal protein S7 encodes MPRRREVPKREILPDPKYHDIELAKFVNVLMTRGKKSVAERIIYGALEQIAKKTGNDPMEIFTQALTNVRPLVEVKSRRVGGANYQVPVEVRSVRRNALAMRWLRDAARKRSEKSMDMRLAGELAEAAEGRGGAVKKKEEVHRMAESNKAFSHFRF; translated from the coding sequence ATGCCTAGACGTAGAGAAGTTCCAAAGCGTGAGATATTGCCTGATCCGAAATATCATGATATTGAACTGGCCAAGTTTGTTAATGTGCTGATGACACGAGGCAAAAAATCTGTTGCTGAAAGAATTATATATGGCGCACTGGAGCAAATAGCGAAGAAAACAGGTAATGATCCAATGGAGATTTTTACGCAAGCATTGACAAATGTGCGTCCGTTGGTGGAAGTTAAGAGTCGGCGCGTGGGTGGCGCGAATTATCAGGTGCCAGTAGAAGTACGATCAGTTCGCAGGAATGCACTGGCGATGCGATGGTTGCGTGATGCAGCTCGAAAAAGAAGTGAAAAATCAATGGATATGCGCCTGGCTGGCGAATTAGCGGAAGCGGCAGAAGGAAGGGGTGGCGCCGTCAAGAAAAAAGAGGAAGTGCATAGAATGGCCGAATCAAACAAAGCGTTTTCTCATTTCAGATTTTAG
- the fusA gene encoding elongation factor G, producing the protein MARKTPIERYRNIGIMAHIDAGKTTTTERVLFYTGVSHKIGEVHDGAATMDWMEQEQERGITITSAATTCFWQGMDGNYPEHRINIIDTPGHVDFTIEVERSLRVLDGACTVFCAVGGVQPQTETVWRQANKYKVPRLAFVNKMDRSGADFMRVYEQINSRLKAVPVPIQLPIGSEDKFEGVIDLVKMKAIYWDDETKGLKFEEREIPDDLKVSAQEWQEKLVETAAEADEELMNKYLEDGELDISDIKRGIRLRTINNEIVPMLCGTAFKNKGVQAMLDAVLDYMPSPVDVVAIQGIKENGETDQRKSDDNAPFSALAFKVATDPYVGQLIFFRVYSGVVNSGDSVYNPVKSRKERIGRILQMHANQREEIKEVRAGDIAAAVGLKDVTTGDSLCDPNAIITLERMEFPDPVIHVAVEPKTKLDQEKMGIALNRLAQEDPSFRVRTDEESGQTIISGMGELHLEIIVDRMKREFGVEANVGAPQVAYREAIRKRVEIEGKFVKQSGGRGQYGHVWLKMEPNETGKGFEFVDEIKGGVVPREYIPAVEKGLIDTLPNGILAGFPVVDVKVTLFDGSYHDVDSNENAFKMAASIAFKDGMRKADPVLLEPMMAVEVESPEEFMGNVVGDLSSRRGMIQGMEDTPGLKIIRAEVPLAEMFGYSTALRSATQGRATYTMEFKHYAEAPKNVAEAIINKK; encoded by the coding sequence GTGGCAAGAAAAACTCCTATAGAGCGCTATAGAAATATAGGGATTATGGCGCATATTGACGCAGGTAAAACGACAACTACCGAGCGTGTGCTTTTTTATACAGGTGTATCACATAAAATTGGTGAAGTGCATGACGGCGCAGCAACCATGGACTGGATGGAACAAGAGCAAGAAAGAGGAATTACCATTACTTCGGCGGCGACTACCTGCTTTTGGCAAGGCATGGATGGTAATTATCCCGAACATCGCATAAATATAATCGATACGCCAGGGCACGTCGACTTCACGATTGAGGTTGAGCGTTCGTTACGTGTGTTGGATGGAGCTTGTACGGTATTTTGTGCTGTTGGTGGCGTGCAGCCTCAGACTGAAACTGTCTGGCGTCAGGCCAATAAATATAAGGTCCCGAGACTGGCGTTTGTGAATAAGATGGATCGCTCAGGCGCTGATTTTATGCGTGTTTACGAGCAGATAAATTCACGGCTTAAAGCTGTTCCTGTGCCTATACAGCTCCCCATTGGTTCTGAGGATAAATTTGAAGGGGTAATTGACCTTGTAAAAATGAAAGCCATCTATTGGGATGATGAAACCAAGGGATTGAAGTTTGAGGAGCGTGAGATACCAGACGATTTGAAGGTTTCTGCGCAAGAGTGGCAAGAGAAATTGGTTGAAACTGCGGCGGAAGCAGATGAAGAATTAATGAATAAATATCTGGAAGATGGTGAACTCGATATTTCAGATATAAAAAGAGGTATTCGCCTGAGAACGATCAATAATGAGATTGTTCCCATGCTTTGTGGCACCGCATTTAAAAACAAGGGTGTTCAGGCCATGCTTGATGCTGTGCTTGATTATATGCCTTCACCTGTTGATGTAGTGGCGATACAGGGTATTAAAGAAAATGGTGAAACTGATCAGAGAAAATCGGATGATAATGCGCCATTTTCTGCCTTAGCATTTAAAGTGGCCACCGATCCATACGTGGGGCAATTAATATTTTTTAGAGTCTATTCTGGTGTAGTTAATTCTGGTGACTCGGTTTATAACCCGGTAAAATCGCGAAAAGAACGAATAGGTCGCATATTGCAAATGCATGCTAACCAGCGTGAAGAAATTAAAGAAGTGCGCGCAGGCGATATTGCAGCTGCAGTCGGACTTAAGGATGTGACAACGGGCGATTCGTTATGTGATCCCAATGCGATCATTACTTTGGAGAGAATGGAATTTCCGGATCCGGTGATTCATGTTGCGGTTGAGCCAAAAACAAAACTGGATCAGGAAAAAATGGGCATCGCGCTTAATAGATTGGCCCAAGAAGATCCTTCATTCAGAGTGAGAACAGACGAAGAATCTGGGCAGACAATTATCTCAGGAATGGGTGAATTGCATCTGGAGATTATCGTTGATCGCATGAAACGTGAATTCGGTGTTGAGGCAAATGTAGGCGCGCCACAGGTGGCCTATAGAGAGGCAATCAGAAAGCGGGTAGAAATTGAAGGTAAGTTTGTCAAGCAATCGGGTGGTCGAGGTCAGTATGGTCATGTCTGGTTGAAGATGGAGCCTAATGAAACAGGCAAGGGTTTTGAATTTGTTGATGAGATCAAAGGGGGTGTGGTTCCTCGGGAATACATTCCAGCGGTTGAAAAAGGATTGATAGATACCCTTCCTAATGGTATATTGGCTGGTTTCCCGGTGGTTGACGTGAAAGTCACATTGTTTGATGGTTCCTATCATGATGTGGACTCTAATGAAAATGCATTCAAAATGGCTGCTTCAATTGCGTTTAAAGATGGTATGAGAAAGGCTGACCCGGTACTTTTGGAACCGATGATGGCTGTTGAAGTCGAGTCGCCGGAAGAATTTATGGGAAATGTGGTGGGTGATTTGTCGTCGAGGCGTGGGATGATACAGGGCATGGAAGATACACCAGGCCTGAAAATAATACGTGCCGAGGTGCCGTTGGCTGAGATGTTTGGTTATTCAACGGCGTTGCGATCTGCAACACAGGGTAGGGCTACATATACAATGGAATTTAAGCATTATGCTGAGGCTCCAAAAAATGTAGCTGAAGCAATAATCAATAAGAAATAA